From the genome of Polynucleobacter sp. AM-7D1:
TAGCCCAGTGATGGATGGGCTATTTAGCCGCAGTCATTTACTGGAACCGCTTTTTGAGAACAGCAATGCTGAGATTGTGATTTCTTCTAGCTGGCGTTTCACTCATAGCCTTAGAGAACTGCAAGCCAAGCTGCCTAGTCACCTTGCTCAGCGCGTCATTGGCATGACTGGAAATGCAGTAATCGGCAAACACGCGCGCTATCAAGAAATCCTGTATCACGCAAAGCAGCTGGTGTCTGGCGCCAATTGGCGCGCTTTAGATGATTCCTATTGGGAGTTCCCTACCTCCTGCAAAGAGCTGATTCGCTGCAATCCCAATACGGGCATTGGCCCTAAAGAAGTAGGGCTACTGAGAACTTGGCTTACTATGTAGCGATATATGACTACCAACGATTCTCCAAAGCGCTCAAAGACTTTATCTACTGAATCGAGCCTAATTGCCCAAAAGAATATTGGTCATTACGAAGAGCATGCCGCCTCATACTATGAGGGCACCAAAGATCATGATGTGAGTCAAAATATTGATGCGCTCTTGCGTGCAATTACAGCGCCTGCACCCTTGACCATTCTAGATTTTGGTTGCGGCCCCGGCAGAGACTTACAAACCTTTACTAAGTTAGGTCACCGTGCAATCGGTTTAGAAGGCAGCAGTGAGGCTGCTCGTATTGCAAGATCTATTAGTGGTTGCGAAGTCTTAGTGCAAGACTTTTTTAATCTCGATTTGCCAAGGCAATCCTTTGATGGGGTGTTTGCCAACGCGGCGCTCTTTCATATTCCCAAAGAGGTGCTGCCTCAAGTCCTCAGTGATTTATGGTCTTGCTTAAAGCCTGGCGGGATTTTGTTTAGCTCTAATCCTAGAGGCAATAATGAAGCCCACTGGTATGGCGAGCGCTTTGGGCTCTACCATGATCTGGAAGGCTGGCGCTCTTATATGAGGCAGGCCAATTTTGTAGAAATTGAGCACTACTACAGGCCTACTGGTCTACCCTTTGAGCAGCAAGCTTGGCTAGCGAGCGTTTGGAAAAAGAATTAGCATGGCGGTAAGATATACCGAAGTGATTAACTAGGAGAATCCTGATGCCATACGCAATTGAAGTTAAAGCCGGTCAAGAATATTGGCTCTGTGTTTGCGGCAAAAGTGGAACGGGGCTTTGCAACGGATCGCATAAATCTACAGCAATACTACCCAGTCAATTCAGGGCTACAAAAGATCAAACCATTTATGTATGCGGTTGTACTAAAACTCAGAACAGCCCTTTTTGTGATGGGACACATAAATCCTTGTAATTCACCTATCTGGGATTTTGAGGCGGTTCGGGATACTCGCACGAAATTTGATTGGTGTAGTAATTAATTACAAAACGCTCTACGGCCACAATCCCAGTGAGTAGAACCCCAAGCACTAAGCCAATCCGAATGGATCGTTTAACAATAGCCCCGCATGCAGCGCTGGCTCGGTATTGAGATAAGAGCCAAATCGTTACCAGGAAAAAAGCGGTGCATTTGAATCCTAAAAATAGTGGGGCAAGATCTAATGGATATCGATGCGCCTCATTACTAAGCCAGTAATACGCAAATACCCGAAACGCACCTTGAACTATATTAAGTAGGCCAAAAGCGAATATCAAACTCAAACACAGTGTGATTACGCTCTTGATGAGCCATTGCACTGTTTGGATGGCCCACTGAGCGCCGGCGATTAAATCATGATTGCTATTGATCGTTTTTTCACCCGACTGCTCATTCATCCCAATCAAGCTCCAAAATAACAAAGTCGGTTCGAGAGGGATAAGATTTACGCAGGTGCTGTATTACGGCACTTTCAGACTTGCCATAAATATTCATGGTCACTGAATCAATCGAGCGATGATTGCTATCGCTCACCGGCGAATACTGAAACTTGATGCGCGCTTTATTCCAAGTGGACATAGTTAATCAAACATGATGGTTGCAGGTTCAAATTCTAGCGTCATCTCTTTGCATTTAGGGCATAAATTTCCAGTGCGCGGCGCTTTATAACCACCCCACTCCACTCCTGGTCTCCCTTCATTTGGTAGAGAGATTGGCGGCTGACCGTAAGCAATCACCTCTTGCGACTGACATGTAGGGCAAGCAATGGGATCGGCCTGCATATTGACATTTACTAGGCCGCAAGTCTTGCAGTAATGCGGAAAAGGTGCGTTTGTTTTAAAGTCGCGCATGCCTCCACCTACAGTAATGGTCGAACTAAAACCACACGCGCAGGAAACACTTTGTATTTGACCCATTTTTATTCTCTTTGCTTTTTATAAGGTACTAGGCTCAATCGCCTCGCGTGTTTGGCAATCCTCAAATTCCAAACGCATTTGATCATTCTCTGGAACTAGGCGCCTTAAAAAGCAATCAGGGATGGGGCCAGTAGCTTGAACATCAAGCTGATGTTTGTTGGGATAAAAGTAATGCAAGAGACTTCCCTCTGAGGCCACTTCAACCTGCCAAACATGGACAAGACCATCCATCTCCGGCCAAGGCATCATCCCTAAAGAATCAATCACCCGCACGACCTTGCCAATATTGCCGCTAAATTTGGCATTGACTGTAATCGCTAGTGAGCCCACTTCACAATTGAGCTTTGGTGTATCACTCATCATGCGTTAGCTCCTCTTGGATTGTTTGGTCTGCAGGTTCAGTAAGCAGTAAATCCATTTGCAATTGCTCTGAATTAATGAATTCATCCATGAGGTAGTTTTGCGGAGGCGTGATGCGCCGCAAGTACTTATCAGGCACTGGGCCTTCCTGAAAGCCCTCAATGCCATCTTCCATTTGATAAAAGAGTTGACCCCCTTCTGTGGCGACCTGCACATTCCAAGTAAAAAGCGGCTCGCTAAATCCTTGCCACTCCTCAAAGCCACTTGCGGAAAGGATTCGCACAATATTGCCTAGGTTCTGGGGAAAAGAGCAATTAACCGTTATGGCCAAGTCCCCTACACCGCAATTGAGCTTGCTTGTGTGTTCTGTCATCTTCTTCTCCTGTATTTGGCACGCACTTTTTCCCTCTCAACAAATAGCAAATGGCTACAGATTCCTCGGCTCAATACCAAGAATAAGCCGAATAAAAACCACAGCACTAATGACAGCTCAAACCCCTGCTCTAGGCTGACCGCACTGACAAACATGAGGAGGATGCCAATAAATTTGATCATTTTTACCCCTTTAAATCGATATTCATCAGATTAATGACCTACTAGCTCATTAAATGAGCTATAAAGTAAATAAAGTGATAAAAACAATAACCTTTATGACATTGATTAAGAGAGCCAAATGAGCGATCCAGAGCGTCTACACCGCATTAAGTACATGATTCAGCAGCGTAAATGCGTGCCAATTGAAGACTTTATGAGTGAGCTCGAGATCTCCAAGGCGACCTTTAAGCGCGATTTGGAATACCTGCGCTCTCGCTCAAAAGCCGATATTGAATATGATCGCTTTTTAGGCGGTTATAAGTTCAAAGAAGGCAGCGACATTAATAAGATTGAGCTCACCGGCATCTGGTTCTCTGAAAAAGAGGCTACTGCCTTAGTTCTCATGCAGCACCTTTTATCTTCACTAGATCAAGGCGGCCTCATTGGCCCACACATCGAACCGCTCACCGCGATTATTGATGGCATTTTGGGTAAAAACGAAACAACTGCCAAAGAATTGCGTAAGCGTATCAAAGTAATTGGCATGGGATCGCGCAAAAATTCCATGGATAACTTCTCAGAGATTGGAGCTGCCCTATTAAAGCGCAATCGCTTAGTGATTCGCTATCACTCCAAAGGTAAGGATGAGAATACCGAGCGCGAGATCTCACCGCAGCGCCTGATCTATTATCGTGAAAACTGGTACCTTGATGCCTACTGTCATATGCGCAATGATTTACGCAGCTTTGCTATTGATGGCATCTCCACTGCAGTACTGACGAATACCAAGGCTCAAGAGATAGCTGAAAAAGAATGCCAAGAACACTTTGCGGAGAGTTACGGCATCTTCTCTGGTAAAGCAACGCAAAGGGCAAAGCTACGATTTACACCAGAGCATGCTAGGTGGGTTGCCGGTGAACATTGGCATGGCCAGCAAGTAGGCTCTTTTGATAAAGAGGGTTACTTCAACCTCGAGTTTGACTTTAACCAAGATCCTGAATTAGTCATGGATATTTTGAAACACGGCTCTGGCGTTGAAGTGATTGGGCCAGCGGGCCTTAAAGCAAAAGTCAAAGCGGAATTACAAAAAGCATTTCAAAACTACGCTTAAGGCTAACGAATACTCCAGTCGTGTGCTAAATCAATAAAAAGCGCTGCCTCTTGCGAGAGGTATTGGGCAGATGGGTAGATCCCTACCCTACCTAGATCAAGTCGATCTGCATCCCAGCAGGTTTGAATCGTGGCATTAGTTGAGACTTCGCCCCCAGAGTGGTGATGCAAGGCATAGCAAAGATAGTCTAGTTGCAAGGGTTGTAACTGAAAGTAATCCCCATGGATGCCATGCGCAAATTCAGCAGCACGCTTACCGTGATCGGGATCGCGGCCATCATTGCGCCGGCAACTGTCATGCAAAAAACCAAAGAGCTCAACCACTAATAAGTCAGCCTTACGCAACTGGCCGATATTTTTGCCATGGTGCAAGACCCGAGCCCAATGATTAGCTCCATGGATCCCCTGCCAATCTAAAGCAAACTCATCGCGAATGAGCGCAATGAGTCCACTTCGGTCATAGGAAGACTTAACTTGCTCGATCATGGATAGAGCTTTTCTAAGCCGTTTGAAGTGAGTTTGAACATGCGGTCGAGTTCAGTCCCAATCGAAATAGCGCAACCATCAGGCCGAGCTTGTGGCCATGGCGTATTCCAATCCCAAGAGCCTGGTGCTAGCCAGTGCTCTTGCTCCTTGTTACTCACCGTCATTAACCAATTACGCTCTGCTTTTGGCAATTGCTTGGCCGCTGCATGCAAATGCACAGGCAATTCGTCAAACCATTCCTCGAGCTCTTCTGCACTAGGATCCGCTACGGGGTAACGCAGCTTGAGATTAACTAAGGCATTGGCATTGGCAATCCACAAAAATGCATTTTGCCCATATTGATCTGCCAATTGCTCAGCATGTGAGCGTGAAAGCCCCAGAGCAAGCACACTAGGCTCAGCATCCCAATCATCATGCGGATCAGTGCCCAGGCCTTCAATTGTCTCTATGCCCGCCTGAGTAAGCTCTGCCACTAGTTTTTGATGCGCCGCTTGATTTTCTTCTTCAGAACGTACTTGGCTATAGGGGTTACACGCCGTTATAAAGGCAGCACTGGTCGCGCCATAGGTATTGAGTAAATCACTGAGGGCGTGATTGACCTCTCCCGCTTTCAGTAAATAGATTTCCTCACCATGATGGACGAAGTAATGGGCATTGCGATAGGCCTTTACAAGCCATGGTGCAATCGTTCTGTTGGTATTCATGCGTTGCCCCTGGTTTGAGCTTCTAGATTATTTGCCAATGAAAAAATATCAATCGGCGCTGCAGGGTTTGTTGGCCAGTGATAGCCAATACCCAGCTCTTTCGCCTTGCGGATGCGATGATGCAATTTTAATGCTGAAGAAAAGTAATACAAGCTAGGGTTTGTAATCACCCGCTCATACTCATACTGCTCAGCTTGCACCGTCACGCCATCAACTCGGTAAAAATACTCACCTTGATGCTCAATGGCTTCAGCAATGTAATTATTTTCATCTTTGATATAGGCTATTGGAATATATCGATCTCGAAGGATCTCCAGTACCTTTTTCCACTTGCTGCCATTTGATTGCAGTAAACCAATTTTGAGTTGGGTAATATTCATTGCATTCTCCTATTTAGCCAATTTGACGAGGGTCTGGGCTTGGCAATTGGGATTAAACCGCCCTTACTACTTCAATTTCTAATGCAACACCGACTCACTCACTTCGGGCTTTCCTTCTAGATCTTTTTTTTGACTAGTGACCAAATACTCTTTGGTCTCGAGCGCCACTTTGAGGTACGCATCAGTCGCTGCTCTAAAGGCATCAGCACCCTCTTCCTTACTAAAGATGTAGGTGAGGCTATAAATCAGGTTATCGCCATCTTCACCATCGACTGTGACGGTATTGATTTCATCGTTGTCGACTACGCGCAAGCCTCTAGTAAATTCAGGCTTCTCACCATCGACCCAGCTCATGTCTAAGCGGTCAATATCAAACCGTAGACTACGAAAGAGGTTGCACACAGTAAAGCGAGCGCCATTGAGATAGGTATAGTCACGCATGATTTCTCCCTTGTTGATTTGATAAATTCATTGTAAAAACCTGATAGCTCATAGATTGAGCTTCTGACTCCTTTTTTGAGCTATCCCAAGCCATAATCACCCTCCAATACTTCTAGGCGAATTCCTTGCTCAAGCTCGTTAAGCCGAGCCTGTAATAAGGAGATCGATAGCAAGTCAGGCACTTCAACCCAGAGGGATTCATTACCCGGATGAAAGCCATCAATAAAGCGAATACTGCCCGCTGTTTTTCCGGCAACATCAAACTGCGGCCCTAGATCAATTCCCTCTAGTTCTTTGTAGGCCAAGGCATTGGGCGATTGATGACGTAGCCACCAATCCAGCACCAAGTCATCATCGGCTTTTGTATATAAGCGATCTTGCGCTCCACATTTACATAGGTCATAGTTCTCACGCAGATACTCCAGCGTGTCATTCTCACTATGTCCCCAAGCAATATTGCCAAATTCTTCCCAAGTAAATTGAGGATCAAGGTACTCGTTCGGCTTACCACCTAGGAACAAGGCAAACTTTCCCTCACTCGGTGCGGCGTATAGCGTTTCTAAGCTACGCGCTATAGGCTCAATAAGTAGAGGCTTATCTTCTTGAGCTATGAGCCACTGCGCCTCTTTTAAGAACTGGCTTGTCAATAAGGCTCCAACAGCTGCGCTTGAGCGAATCAAAAAGGATCTGCGGTTCATGAGCATACCTCCTCATGATTGGCTTGGGATATTTCATCCAAACTTGGAATATGGATCCACCAACCTGCTTGATAGTGGCGTCCTTTTTTCCTAGGCTTAAAAGTAAACCAAGTGCTACCGGTAGTTTTAATGGGGGTCTCGTACAACCACTCATCGGTGATGCAAATATACCCAGCAGGAAAAAATCCATGATCTGCATAATGAAATAACAACAGATTGAGCAAATACTCCCGCTTTAAAAAGGAATAGGCATGAGTGCCATGTGGGCCGTACCTCTGAGGCGAACAATGATCGACTATTTGCTTGGCCTGCTCGATCACCAGCTCATCTTGGATATTGGCATCAATGTTGGCCACCCAAGTTTTTTCTGCTCCGCACTCACCCCAAGAGGTTTGAATCCGTTTTGAATCTCTTGTAAAAAAAGACATATTGTTTCTCCGATTTAGCTAGTTTGACGATGTGTCGGGCCTAGCAATTTGGCTTAAAGCGCCCTTAAAACAAAAAACCCACCAAGGCGGTGGGTTTGTCGCTTTGGATTACCCGTAGCTATTCGCTTTGGGTCTCATCTTTTTTAGCACCTTACTAGCGTTAGCAGGTTGCTGTGGCGACAAAGCCATCTCTTAATGTAGGTTCAATTATAAAAACTTTAGCAGATTATTGCAAGCTCTTTCCTTGCTCAATCAAGCCATCAAAAATCTTTTCCATCTTGGTATTCGTTCCACGAATACCAGCAATCACTGCAGCAGCCCAGGCAAAGTAATCTTGTTTGCGTTTAAGATCCCAGCCTGTTGGCGGCGCGGCCAACATATCGCGCAAATTACAAATCTTATCAGCAAGCTTGACTAGTTTGGCTTCATGACTCGCAAACGGGGCATGTTCAATTTGCAGGCGTTTACGCACGTCTTTAGCAAGGGATTTATCGTCGCTCACTTCCATCACAATGGCAGCAACTTTTTTACCAAATTTAGCCAACAATTCTTCTTCGGTCGTTTGCGTATCTTCAATCACATCGTGCAATAAGGCAGCGCACAGCACATCCCAAGACATGACTCCGCCCTCATTCACTAATACATTGACTAATTCAATGGGGTGATTAATGTAGGGCGTAATTTGCGCATCTTTACGCCGCTGATTTTTATGTTTCTCAGCTGAAAAAGCCAAGGCATGGACAAAATGATTAATCATGATGTCATCCATTATAGGGATTGCTATGGTGTTTTCCAATGCGCTCATAGTCCATAGTCGCGCTACTCTTCAAGCTCCTTCCCAGCTATTCAACACTGACCTGACCAATGACCGCGCCAGGTTTTTGTAAGGCCTCTGCACGGCGCGCCACATACTCTGGATTTTTTGATCCAAGCAATCCTATTTGCTTATCAGCACCATTAGGGCCTTGCACAATCACTGCATCATTCCCAATTGCTTTAACGGATTCGAGAAGTGAACCGTCAGGCTTAGTTGCCGGAGCAACAAATGGTCTACTTGATGCTGGTGAGAGCGGTGGCATCACTTGCTCTACCCTAGCAGGCTCGGCTTGCGCACTAGGAGTACTCAATATGGGCGCTGGGGTTTTACTGATCTGCTCTACTCTATTAGGCGCTATTGGTGTCGCTACTGGCGCCACTGGTGCTGCACTAGTATTTTGGTCTCTTGTATCTTTAGCATCTCTAGTAATGCCATCGAGCTCTTTAAAGGCATCTCCTGAGCGGTTCTGAATCTCTTTAGCACTCTTAGCCACATTCTTTGAGCCTAATGGCAAAGCAACAAGTACGTAAGTACGAATGCGATTGCCTTCGGCCACATGCTTCATCTCTACGGTCTCAACCCCAGAGATATCCACATCAGGACATAGACTACGCACGCTTAATTCAGACTGCTCAACAGAGGCCGCATCGTTATCCGCACGGTACATCTTCATTTGGCTGCGCACCTTACCGCCAGCGCCGGTACAAATCTTTACATAAGCCATCGTTTTGGCTTTGAGATCAGCCATAGAAAAGTCGCTACTAATAGCCGTGCCATTTTCATAAATAACACCAGACTCTTTGGGCAGCTTGCTCATCCAATCAGGCGCCTCACTAATAGCCTGCTTTGCCACTTTGGCCTGCGCCCGATAGTCGTCTTGCTGCTGGTTTTGTACCTGCTGCACGGGATTAGTGCCACAAGCACTCAGCATGAGTCCTAGAGCGCTACTGATGGCAATACTGCGAATGCGGTAATTTTGCTGTTTCATGATGATTCCTTTTTAAATAGATTTAAAACTTGTCGACTACAGTCCATTGGTTCACGCCTGAGCGCACGGTCACTAAGGTAAAACGCACTGCTTGGTTTAAATGCATCTCAGTCTTTGAGACGAGCTGGTAAATG
Proteins encoded in this window:
- a CDS encoding HAD domain-containing protein; its protein translation is MSSTKVVYLDFDGVLHPSSPVMDGLFSRSHLLEPLFENSNAEIVISSSWRFTHSLRELQAKLPSHLAQRVIGMTGNAVIGKHARYQEILYHAKQLVSGANWRALDDSYWEFPTSCKELIRCNPNTGIGPKEVGLLRTWLTM
- a CDS encoding CDGSH iron-sulfur domain-containing protein; translation: MPYAIEVKAGQEYWLCVCGKSGTGLCNGSHKSTAILPSQFRATKDQTIYVCGCTKTQNSPFCDGTHKSL
- a CDS encoding DUF3293 domain-containing protein; the protein is MNTNRTIAPWLVKAYRNAHYFVHHGEEIYLLKAGEVNHALSDLLNTYGATSAAFITACNPYSQVRSEEENQAAHQKLVAELTQAGIETIEGLGTDPHDDWDAEPSVLALGLSRSHAEQLADQYGQNAFLWIANANALVNLKLRYPVADPSAEELEEWFDELPVHLHAAAKQLPKAERNWLMTVSNKEQEHWLAPGSWDWNTPWPQARPDGCAISIGTELDRMFKLTSNGLEKLYP
- a CDS encoding HD domain-containing protein, with protein sequence MNHFVHALAFSAEKHKNQRRKDAQITPYINHPIELVNVLVNEGGVMSWDVLCAALLHDVIEDTQTTEEELLAKFGKKVAAIVMEVSDDKSLAKDVRKRLQIEHAPFASHEAKLVKLADKICNLRDMLAAPPTGWDLKRKQDYFAWAAAVIAGIRGTNTKMEKIFDGLIEQGKSLQ
- a CDS encoding bifunctional 2-polyprenyl-6-hydroxyphenol methylase/3-demethylubiquinol 3-O-methyltransferase UbiG, with translation MTTNDSPKRSKTLSTESSLIAQKNIGHYEEHAASYYEGTKDHDVSQNIDALLRAITAPAPLTILDFGCGPGRDLQTFTKLGHRAIGLEGSSEAARIARSISGCEVLVQDFFNLDLPRQSFDGVFANAALFHIPKEVLPQVLSDLWSCLKPGGILFSSNPRGNNEAHWYGERFGLYHDLEGWRSYMRQANFVEIEHYYRPTGLPFEQQAWLASVWKKN
- a CDS encoding YafY family protein, with protein sequence MSDPERLHRIKYMIQQRKCVPIEDFMSELEISKATFKRDLEYLRSRSKADIEYDRFLGGYKFKEGSDINKIELTGIWFSEKEATALVLMQHLLSSLDQGGLIGPHIEPLTAIIDGILGKNETTAKELRKRIKVIGMGSRKNSMDNFSEIGAALLKRNRLVIRYHSKGKDENTEREISPQRLIYYRENWYLDAYCHMRNDLRSFAIDGISTAVLTNTKAQEIAEKECQEHFAESYGIFSGKATQRAKLRFTPEHARWVAGEHWHGQQVGSFDKEGYFNLEFDFNQDPELVMDILKHGSGVEVIGPAGLKAKVKAELQKAFQNYA